A window of the Nocardia sp. NBC_01329 genome harbors these coding sequences:
- a CDS encoding PepSY-associated TM helix domain-containing protein yields the protein MPDQVWELPEEHETERDDPRTSRGEPTRERRPGAWSRWQPLLLRLHFYGGMLAGPFILIAAVTGLLYTLTPQLDGIVFRHEVTVDEYAPQTRTLADQIAAARTVYPDAPITSVKPPTVPSETTQIAFTTTEVPSDYTRTVFVNPYTAQVQGTLTTYGMWLPIRSWFDEMHRNLHLGVAGRYYSEIAASWLWVVALGGLAMWIARARRRGRKSLVLPDRTGTPEGSRKRTLSWHGTVGIWIVVGLLGLSITGLTWSRFTGEHIEQLRAQLSWTTPSVSTTLPPTDSRTGAPAEPTAGADTVLRSAQTAGLQPPMWMKPPAATGDAWEVYERKRDFPTRFDAVAVDAETGAITDESRFADWPLTAKLTGWAIDAHMGVLFGLANQIVLALLVIGLITVIVRGYLMWWKRRPTRGGWPTAPRRGALTGLRPVEAVIAVAVLAVVGWMAPLFGATLGLFILGDVVAGELIRRRKQAVS from the coding sequence ATGCCGGATCAGGTATGGGAGTTGCCGGAAGAGCACGAAACGGAAAGAGACGACCCCCGTACCAGCCGCGGGGAGCCGACACGAGAACGACGGCCCGGCGCATGGTCGCGGTGGCAGCCGCTGCTGCTGCGGCTACATTTCTACGGCGGCATGCTCGCCGGACCCTTCATTCTCATCGCCGCCGTCACGGGCCTGCTGTACACGCTGACACCGCAACTGGACGGAATCGTCTTCCGGCACGAGGTGACCGTCGACGAATACGCACCACAGACACGCACCCTCGCCGACCAGATAGCGGCCGCGCGAACCGTGTACCCCGACGCCCCGATCACCAGCGTGAAACCGCCCACAGTGCCGAGCGAAACGACCCAGATCGCGTTCACGACAACCGAGGTGCCCTCCGACTACACCCGCACCGTGTTCGTCAACCCCTACACCGCGCAGGTGCAGGGGACATTGACCACCTACGGCATGTGGCTGCCGATCCGATCCTGGTTCGACGAGATGCATCGCAACCTGCACCTGGGCGTGGCCGGCCGGTACTACAGCGAAATCGCGGCGAGCTGGCTGTGGGTGGTCGCCCTGGGCGGCCTCGCGATGTGGATCGCCCGCGCCCGCCGGCGCGGAAGAAAGAGCCTGGTCCTGCCAGACCGCACCGGAACCCCGGAGGGATCGCGGAAGCGAACCCTGAGCTGGCACGGCACGGTCGGGATCTGGATCGTGGTCGGTCTGCTGGGACTATCGATCACCGGCCTCACCTGGTCGCGTTTCACCGGGGAGCACATCGAACAGCTACGCGCCCAGCTCAGTTGGACCACACCGTCGGTGTCCACGACTTTGCCGCCCACCGACAGCCGCACCGGCGCACCGGCCGAACCCACCGCCGGTGCCGACACCGTCCTGCGCAGCGCGCAGACCGCCGGCCTGCAGCCACCGATGTGGATGAAACCACCTGCAGCGACCGGCGACGCATGGGAGGTGTACGAACGCAAACGCGATTTCCCGACACGATTCGACGCCGTCGCCGTCGACGCCGAAACCGGCGCGATCACCGACGAGAGCAGGTTCGCGGACTGGCCTTTGACCGCCAAACTCACCGGCTGGGCCATCGACGCCCACATGGGAGTGTTGTTCGGCCTTGCGAACCAGATCGTGCTGGCGCTGCTCGTCATCGGCTTGATCACCGTCATCGTCCGCGGCTACCTGATGTGGTGGAAACGACGCCCCACCCGCGGTGGGTGGCCCACCGCGCCCCGGCGCGGCGCGCTCACCGGCCTGCGACCCGTCGAAGCGGTGATCGCCGTCGCCGTGCTCGCGGTGGTCGGCTGGATGGCTCCGCTGTTCGGCGCGACGCTGGGCTTGTTTATTCTCGGTGACGTCGTCGCCGGAGAGCTCATCCGGCGACGAAAGCAGGCCGTGTCATGA
- a CDS encoding D-isomer specific 2-hydroxyacid dehydrogenase family protein yields the protein MPPTGIPAIHLGPDHDPALARGIEEGGGRLAPLDDAEAVVWKGGPDSFPDRLPDAVRWVQLPSAGIERWFAGGIVDDERVWTSAAGAYAPSVAEHAVSLLLAGVRGLGEQARATSWRKGEFETRVGTLRGATIAIIGCGGIGRAMIPLFTAFGAEVLASTRSGTPVPGAVETVAASRNTELWSRADHFVIAAPATAETARLVDADALARMKPTAWIVNIARGSLIDTDALVRALSEESIGGAALDVTDPEPLPDGHPLWSLPNAVITPHLANPSNGLPGLLAEHVRANVERFATGEPLLSPIEIERGY from the coding sequence GTGCCACCCACCGGAATCCCCGCAATTCATCTAGGCCCGGACCACGACCCCGCCCTTGCCCGGGGAATCGAGGAGGGTGGTGGTCGCCTGGCGCCGCTGGATGATGCCGAGGCGGTGGTGTGGAAGGGCGGGCCGGATTCGTTCCCCGACCGGCTGCCGGACGCGGTGCGGTGGGTGCAGTTGCCGAGTGCGGGGATCGAACGGTGGTTCGCCGGGGGAATCGTCGACGACGAGCGGGTCTGGACCTCGGCGGCGGGGGCTTACGCGCCGAGTGTGGCCGAGCACGCGGTGTCGCTGTTGCTGGCGGGGGTGCGGGGGCTGGGTGAGCAGGCGCGTGCGACGTCGTGGCGCAAGGGCGAGTTCGAGACGCGGGTGGGTACGTTGCGCGGCGCGACGATCGCGATCATCGGGTGTGGAGGTATCGGGCGGGCGATGATCCCGCTGTTCACCGCGTTCGGTGCGGAGGTGCTGGCATCCACCCGGTCCGGAACGCCGGTGCCGGGCGCCGTCGAGACGGTGGCGGCGAGCCGGAACACCGAACTGTGGTCGCGTGCCGATCATTTCGTGATCGCGGCACCGGCGACGGCCGAAACCGCGCGGCTCGTCGATGCGGACGCGTTGGCCCGGATGAAACCGACGGCTTGGATCGTGAACATCGCACGCGGATCGCTGATCGACACCGATGCGCTGGTTCGGGCGCTCAGCGAGGAGAGCATCGGGGGCGCGGCGCTGGACGTCACCGACCCGGAGCCACTTCCGGACGGTCACCCGCTGTGGTCGCTGCCCAATGCGGTGATCACCCCGCATCTGGCGAATCCCTCGAACGGCCTGCCCGGTCTGCTGGCCGAGCATGTCCGAGCCAATGTGGAGCGGTTCGCTACCGGTGAACCGCTGCTGTCGCCCATCGAAATCGAACGCGGCTACTGA
- a CDS encoding SDR family oxidoreductase produces the protein MGHDVAVIIGVGGIGRAIARRIGGGRRLLIADFDKRDLDSVVELLAGEGHEVVGQQVDVSDARSVAALAEVAGELGRVTHIAHTAGVSPTQAVTRAVLEVDLLGTALVLDAFEATVAEGGAGVVIASMSAYMAPLPDDQVAALAHTPAGELLALPFLDHDAPPGTAYAVAKRGNVARVQAAAVAWGRRGARLNSISPGVISTPMGREELDGESGAAMRAMVDASATGRLGTPDDIAHAAAFLLDPASSFIAGIDLLVDGGTVAGVRTLAFG, from the coding sequence TTGGGACACGATGTCGCGGTCATTATCGGGGTGGGCGGTATAGGGCGGGCCATTGCGCGCCGGATCGGGGGTGGGCGGCGGCTGTTGATCGCGGATTTCGACAAACGCGATTTGGACTCGGTGGTGGAGTTGCTGGCCGGTGAAGGGCATGAGGTGGTCGGACAGCAGGTGGATGTGTCCGATGCCCGGTCGGTGGCGGCGTTGGCCGAAGTTGCCGGTGAGTTGGGGCGGGTCACCCATATTGCTCATACCGCGGGGGTGTCGCCTACACAGGCCGTGACGAGGGCAGTGCTGGAGGTGGATCTGCTGGGGACGGCGTTGGTGCTGGACGCGTTCGAAGCGACGGTCGCCGAGGGCGGGGCCGGGGTGGTGATCGCGAGTATGTCGGCGTACATGGCACCACTGCCGGACGATCAGGTCGCGGCGCTCGCGCACACCCCGGCCGGGGAGCTCCTGGCGTTGCCGTTCCTCGACCACGACGCCCCGCCGGGAACTGCCTACGCGGTGGCCAAGCGGGGCAATGTGGCACGGGTTCAGGCTGCGGCTGTCGCGTGGGGGCGGCGGGGCGCGCGGCTCAATTCGATCAGTCCGGGGGTGATCTCGACGCCGATGGGACGGGAGGAGTTGGACGGCGAATCGGGGGCGGCGATGCGGGCGATGGTCGATGCGTCGGCGACCGGCCGGTTGGGGACGCCGGACGATATCGCGCACGCGGCGGCCTTTCTTCTGGACCCGGCCTCGAGTTTCATCGCGGGGATCGATCTGCTGGTCGACGGGGGGACGGTGGCCGGCGTGCGGACGCTGGCTTTCGGCTGA
- a CDS encoding ferric reductase-like transmembrane domain-containing protein, with protein sequence MTTVRTRTKFDTRELRADLRTARIDATIALLITLVVFGWLYYRVAAGTSPTTVVMPDLADPGKYWMYWMCQAFGWTGLLWAWITVVLGVLRSSRSPRWLPVPQHSIEKWHRATSLTTIGLMFVHAAWLFAEFLREYSATADIIESLWRAFVDTFVPSAYPSGTGKVAIFIGLLALYLAIPLGLAFYSRRWLRPAVWRALHASIIVVYALSVWHTLLYGTNVWYEGSFRTLVWSMQLPIAALVLYRLGNLPPSRQRTRTTIAFRSAAGLFVLGFITVVCAAVISGHDGGRTAGVAGLGLNVTKANVWWGLVAFLAAVALSVGRVRRLRRTAVTGLG encoded by the coding sequence ATGACTACTGTCAGAACACGCACGAAATTCGATACGCGCGAACTCCGCGCGGATCTGCGCACCGCCCGCATCGACGCCACCATCGCCTTGCTCATCACCCTCGTGGTGTTCGGTTGGCTCTATTACCGCGTCGCCGCCGGAACTTCGCCGACCACTGTGGTCATGCCCGATCTGGCAGACCCCGGAAAGTACTGGATGTACTGGATGTGCCAAGCCTTCGGCTGGACGGGGCTGCTCTGGGCGTGGATCACTGTCGTCCTCGGTGTGCTGCGCAGCAGTCGCAGCCCGAGGTGGTTACCGGTCCCGCAGCACAGTATCGAGAAATGGCATCGCGCTACCAGTTTGACGACCATCGGGTTGATGTTCGTCCACGCCGCGTGGTTGTTCGCCGAATTTCTCCGCGAGTACTCCGCGACCGCGGACATCATCGAATCGCTGTGGCGCGCATTCGTTGATACCTTCGTCCCCTCGGCCTATCCCAGCGGAACGGGGAAGGTTGCCATTTTCATCGGGCTGCTGGCGTTGTACCTGGCGATACCGCTCGGCTTGGCCTTCTATTCCCGCCGCTGGCTGCGCCCCGCAGTGTGGCGGGCTCTGCACGCTTCCATCATCGTCGTCTACGCCCTGAGCGTCTGGCATACGCTGCTCTACGGCACCAACGTCTGGTACGAGGGATCGTTCCGCACGCTGGTGTGGTCGATGCAGCTCCCCATTGCCGCGCTCGTCCTCTACCGGCTCGGCAACCTGCCACCGAGCCGGCAACGAACTCGGACGACGATCGCGTTCCGCTCGGCCGCGGGGCTTTTCGTCCTCGGATTCATCACGGTGGTCTGCGCCGCCGTAATAAGCGGGCACGACGGTGGCCGGACAGCCGGTGTGGCGGGCCTCGGCCTCAATGTCACCAAGGCGAATGTTTGGTGGGGACTGGTGGCATTCCTGGCCGCGGTCGCCTTGTCCGTGGGCCGGGTACGGCGACTCCGCAGGACCGCGGTCACCGGCTTGGGTTGA
- a CDS encoding DUF5134 domain-containing protein — translation MITDPFLKWAAVTAFTVTAVYWAARSAQAESIPGRLAAILHVLMSLAMLTMVWSPLPDIPTVAGMTVFAGAAVVSLALLAAHREHHLEYVYHAGMMATMVWMYAVMDSTLIGGTPMPSGSESMHAGHGSTMAMPTTMTMQPPPWAAYLNLTIGLLYLAVAATWIAHSYRGSAATDPAHRHGGAMQAVMAAATAAMLLPYTG, via the coding sequence ATGATCACCGACCCGTTCCTGAAATGGGCCGCGGTCACTGCGTTCACAGTGACCGCGGTGTACTGGGCAGCGCGATCCGCACAGGCGGAGTCGATCCCGGGTCGCCTCGCCGCCATACTGCACGTCCTCATGTCCCTGGCGATGCTCACGATGGTGTGGTCCCCGTTGCCGGATATCCCCACAGTCGCCGGTATGACGGTGTTCGCGGGTGCCGCGGTGGTATCCCTCGCCCTACTCGCCGCCCACCGCGAGCACCACCTCGAATACGTCTACCACGCGGGAATGATGGCGACGATGGTCTGGATGTACGCGGTCATGGACTCCACGCTGATCGGCGGCACCCCTATGCCCAGCGGCAGCGAATCCATGCACGCCGGGCACGGCAGCACCATGGCGATGCCGACAACAATGACCATGCAACCACCGCCCTGGGCCGCTTACCTGAACCTGACCATCGGACTCCTCTATCTCGCTGTCGCTGCCACATGGATCGCCCACAGCTACCGCGGATCCGCGGCCACCGACCCGGCCCACCGCCACGGCGGCGCGATGCAGGCCGTCATGGCCGCCGCAACCGCGGCAATGTTGCTGCCCTACACCGGTTGA
- a CDS encoding DoxX family membrane protein, with translation MLLRRLARPLLASAFVANGVETLMHPEARVKEASTLVNKGKETLPSDIAGNLPEDPSTLVRVTAAVQIAGGALLALGKAPRPAALALAATVVPATVTEQNFWAENDPERRAAKRTAFLKDVSLLGGLMIAASDTAGKPSLGWRGRRAARRAATTVSGVLPAGSTGRGGTGEAVRHQLHQATERGRELAGSAASRGAELAETAQQRGPVWAETAKQRGSDWADIAKHRSAELAETAQNRGPEWAEAAKHRAAELADYTKHRGSELAGTAQNRGPEWAEAAKHRAAELADYTKHRGGELSASAKAQRAQLAKTKAKAAKAKAKGKKAKFR, from the coding sequence ATGCTGCTACGCCGGCTTGCCCGCCCCCTACTGGCGAGTGCGTTCGTCGCCAACGGAGTCGAAACACTGATGCATCCGGAAGCCCGGGTGAAGGAAGCATCGACTCTGGTGAACAAGGGGAAGGAAACGCTGCCCTCCGATATCGCGGGTAACCTGCCCGAGGATCCGAGCACGCTGGTACGAGTGACCGCGGCCGTGCAGATCGCCGGTGGCGCGCTGCTGGCGCTGGGCAAGGCGCCGCGGCCGGCGGCGCTGGCGCTGGCCGCGACGGTGGTGCCGGCGACGGTTACCGAGCAGAATTTCTGGGCCGAGAACGATCCCGAGCGTCGAGCGGCGAAGCGGACGGCGTTCCTCAAGGATGTGAGCCTGCTCGGCGGTTTGATGATCGCCGCCTCCGATACCGCGGGCAAGCCCTCGCTGGGCTGGCGTGGACGCCGGGCCGCGCGGCGGGCAGCCACCACGGTCAGCGGTGTGCTCCCGGCCGGATCGACCGGCCGGGGCGGCACCGGCGAGGCCGTACGGCACCAGCTGCACCAGGCGACCGAGCGGGGCCGCGAACTGGCGGGTAGCGCGGCGAGCCGGGGCGCGGAGCTGGCCGAAACCGCTCAGCAGCGTGGGCCGGTATGGGCGGAGACCGCCAAACAGCGGGGTTCCGACTGGGCCGATATCGCCAAGCACCGGAGTGCGGAGCTGGCCGAGACCGCCCAGAACCGTGGGCCGGAGTGGGCCGAAGCGGCCAAACACCGGGCAGCCGAACTCGCCGACTACACCAAACACCGCGGCAGCGAACTCGCCGGAACCGCCCAAAACCGCGGACCCGAATGGGCCGAAGCAGCCAAACACCGGGCAGCCGAACTCGCCGACTACACCAAACACCGCGGTGGCGAGCTCTCCGCTTCGGCAAAAGCGCAACGTGCCCAGTTGGCGAAGACCAAGGCCAAGGCCGCCAAGGCAAAGGCAAAGGGTAAGAAGGCCAAATTCCGCTGA
- a CDS encoding cryptochrome/photolyase family protein — protein MTAAAVALFTRDLRVRDNPVLTAAHRDADTVAPLFVLDEAILSGGTCPPNRAHFLAAALRELDDELRELGGRLIVRAGDLAEEVARVAAAADASVVHIAADFSAYSRRREQRLRDRLARDGRELRVHSASLTVVEPGDLLPAGRDHFAVFTPYLRQWTGAQRRAPLRAPHHLALPRIPAGSLPEPGDIGAGKPSPELSVGGETTGRKVLRDWLSRSVDDYARGGDDLAADSTSRLSPYLHFGCLSPAEVVRRAGNSTEGAAAFVRQLAWRDFHHQVLAARPDAAWADYRDREIRWREDGQAVEAWCEGRTGIPIVDAGMRQLRAQGWMHNRARLITASFLTKSLRVDWRIGARHFRYWLVDADVANNQLNWQWVAGTGNDTRPNRVLNPLRQAERYDPDGDYVRRWVPELAGIEGRAIHRPWRTQADYPAPMLEFPGM, from the coding sequence GTGACCGCGGCGGCGGTCGCTCTGTTCACCCGCGACCTGCGGGTGCGGGACAATCCGGTGCTCACCGCGGCGCACCGGGACGCCGATACGGTGGCCCCGCTCTTCGTCCTCGACGAGGCCATCCTCTCCGGTGGTACGTGCCCGCCCAATCGCGCGCATTTCCTGGCGGCCGCCCTGCGTGAACTCGACGACGAACTCCGCGAACTCGGCGGTCGTCTCATCGTCCGTGCCGGTGACCTCGCCGAGGAGGTGGCGCGGGTAGCGGCGGCCGCCGACGCGTCCGTCGTCCATATCGCTGCCGACTTCAGTGCCTACAGTCGGCGGCGTGAGCAGCGGTTGCGTGACCGCCTGGCCCGTGACGGCCGGGAACTGCGGGTACACAGTGCCTCGCTGACCGTCGTCGAGCCCGGTGATCTGCTCCCGGCCGGCCGCGACCACTTCGCGGTCTTCACGCCCTATCTACGGCAGTGGACCGGCGCGCAGCGGCGGGCACCGCTGCGCGCCCCACACCACCTCGCGTTACCGCGGATACCGGCCGGATCGCTCCCGGAGCCGGGCGATATCGGCGCCGGGAAACCGTCACCGGAGTTATCCGTCGGCGGCGAGACGACGGGTCGGAAAGTGCTGCGGGACTGGCTTTCCCGTAGCGTGGACGACTATGCGCGCGGCGGTGACGACCTGGCCGCGGACAGCACCTCGCGGCTCTCGCCGTATCTACATTTCGGTTGTCTCTCGCCCGCCGAGGTGGTCCGGCGGGCGGGCAATTCCACCGAAGGGGCCGCGGCGTTCGTGCGGCAGCTGGCATGGCGGGATTTCCACCACCAGGTCCTGGCCGCCCGCCCCGACGCGGCCTGGGCCGACTACCGCGACCGGGAGATCCGGTGGCGCGAGGACGGGCAGGCAGTCGAAGCCTGGTGCGAAGGGCGGACGGGTATCCCGATCGTCGACGCCGGAATGCGGCAGCTGCGCGCCCAGGGGTGGATGCACAACCGCGCCCGCCTGATCACCGCGAGCTTCCTCACCAAATCGCTACGCGTGGACTGGCGAATCGGCGCACGGCACTTCCGGTACTGGCTGGTGGACGCCGATGTGGCGAACAATCAGCTCAACTGGCAGTGGGTCGCCGGAACCGGAAACGACACCCGCCCGAACCGCGTACTCAATCCGCTGCGCCAAGCCGAACGCTACGACCCCGACGGCGACTATGTGCGCCGCTGGGTGCCCGAACTCGCCGGTATCGAGGGCCGGGCGATCCACCGGCCGTGGCGGACGCAGGCGGACTATCCGGCGCCGATGCTCGAATTTCCCGGTATGTGA
- a CDS encoding Acg family FMN-binding oxidoreductase, with protein MPCAIPDRETTDIALGSAVRAPSVHNTQPWRWRPTATGIHLFADTGRQLTATDPDQRYLIVSCGAALHHMRAALAALGWASTVDYCPEPGDPEHLATVHTTRRPPGDAQLEMAAAIMVRRTDRRRYLPRAIPARHLRSLAAQVSARGAAVRQVPDTLLPRLATPMQHAVAAHATDRQYQEEIARWSGQHRITDGVPSRNAPAARPVGEIPVRTFAEPALLDPADQPDAAQWLVVGTTRDDRRAQLRAGEATSALLLTATGLGLATSVQTEPLGVAGSRHEIRTGLLHDCAYPQAMVRVGWSSRRAAPLADTPRRPIEDILEA; from the coding sequence ATGCCCTGCGCGATCCCGGATCGTGAGACCACCGATATCGCCCTCGGCTCGGCAGTCCGAGCGCCGTCCGTCCACAACACCCAGCCCTGGCGCTGGCGGCCCACCGCCACCGGTATCCATCTCTTCGCCGATACCGGCAGGCAGCTGACGGCCACCGACCCCGATCAGCGTTACCTCATCGTCAGCTGCGGGGCCGCGCTGCACCATATGCGCGCCGCGCTGGCCGCACTCGGCTGGGCCTCCACCGTGGATTACTGCCCCGAGCCCGGCGACCCGGAGCATCTCGCCACCGTCCACACCACCCGCCGCCCACCCGGTGACGCGCAGCTCGAGATGGCCGCCGCGATCATGGTGCGCCGCACCGACCGGCGTCGCTACCTGCCCAGGGCAATCCCGGCCCGTCATCTCAGGTCGCTGGCCGCTCAGGTGTCGGCTCGCGGCGCCGCCGTCCGGCAGGTCCCGGATACGCTGCTGCCGCGCCTGGCCACGCCGATGCAACACGCGGTCGCCGCGCACGCCACCGACCGGCAGTACCAGGAGGAGATCGCCCGCTGGAGCGGACAGCACCGGATCACCGACGGTGTGCCGTCACGGAACGCACCCGCGGCGCGCCCGGTCGGCGAGATCCCGGTACGCACCTTCGCCGAACCGGCCCTGCTCGATCCGGCGGACCAGCCCGACGCCGCCCAATGGCTCGTCGTCGGCACCACCCGCGACGACCGGCGGGCGCAGTTGCGGGCAGGAGAGGCGACCAGCGCGCTCCTGCTCACCGCGACCGGTCTGGGACTGGCCACCAGCGTGCAGACCGAACCTCTCGGCGTGGCTGGTTCGCGGCACGAGATCCGGACGGGGCTTCTCCACGACTGCGCGTATCCCCAGGCCATGGTCCGCGTCGGCTGGAGTTCCCGCCGCGCCGCGCCGCTGGCCGACACCCCACGGCGGCCCATCGAAGACATCCTCGAGGCCTGA